A region of the Amycolatopsis sp. cg13 genome:
CCGACCACGACGACTTCCCGCGCATCGCCGATCGCCGCCACCACGCTGTCGGTGAAGTCAGCGAACGTGGCCTGCGGGTTCTCGATCGGCAGATCCGGGGCCACGACGTCGTGCCCGGACGCCTTGAGCCGCTCGGCGACCAGGTGCCAGTCCCAGCCGCTGCCGCCGCCCCCGTGGATCAGTGCGAAAGTCGCCATGCCGCCCAGCTTGTCACGCAGGGCAGCGCTTGAGCATGTCCTGCAGCGCGTTCTTCTCCATGTCGGTGATCGTCAGCCCGTAGAAGTGCTTCACGGTGACCCAGTCGGTCGCATAGGTGCACCAGAACGACACCAGCGGCGGCTTCCACTCGTCCGGAGCCTTGTCGCTCTTCTGCCGGTTCACGCTCGCCGTCACCGCGAACAGCTGCGGGCGCGTGAGGTCGTTCGCGAACTGCTCGCGCTTCTCCTGCGTCCAGTCGCGCGCGCCGCTCACCCAGGCCTGGCCGAGCGGGACCATGTGGTCGATGTCGAGCTGAGTCGCCTTGGTCCAGGTCTGGCCGTCGTACACGCTGAGCCAGGTGCCCGCCGTCGGCTTGCAGTCGCTGCCCGCCTTGACGTCCTTGCCCGCGCGCTTGAGGACGACCTCGCGGGTGTCGCAGCTGTCGCCCTGGCTGTCCCAGTGCTTGAACTTGTCCCGCGAATAGCCGGTCATATTGCCGCGGGCGCTGATTTTCAGTTCGGACAGCTGCTTCGTCGCGTCCGCCGCCGACGCCGGTGCGGCCTCGGACTTCGTGTCGCCGACTTCGCGCTGGCCGTACCAAAACCCGACGACAGCGATGAGCAGCACGACCGCGAGCAGCACGGTGCGCTTGGTGGGGAACGGCCGGGCCATGGTGCGCGGGATCCTCTCGGGCGGGGAGTTCGGGGAGCCGGAGTATGCCTGTCGCCGGGCCGGTAATCGCGCAGACACTCTCGGCAGCGCCCGGGGCGTGGCAAGGACCACGTCGGACCAGTTGTTGGCCGCCAACGAAAAAGCCCAGATCAGCGGGGGTGGATAACGCTCCCGAAGGTGTCACGTCCGCGACGGGCGAAACGACTGTATTGATAGGGGGCCGGAAAGGAGCGGGTCCGAGATGCCCGGGCGGCTGCGGAAGTGGAACACACGCGTCGACGACTACCTGCGCCGGAAGGCGGCGGAGGGCGGCAACGTCGTCGCGATGACGCGCGTCGCCGCTGACCTGCGCGAACGTGGCGATTCAGCGGAGGCCGAGGAGTGGTACCGCCGGGCCGCCTCCGGCGGTGACCGGATCGCCATGACCGCGCTGGCGCACCTGCTGGCCGAACGCGGCGCTGAGGAC
Encoded here:
- a CDS encoding HNH endonuclease family protein, which codes for MARPFPTKRTVLLAVVLLIAVVGFWYGQREVGDTKSEAAPASAADATKQLSELKISARGNMTGYSRDKFKHWDSQGDSCDTREVVLKRAGKDVKAGSDCKPTAGTWLSVYDGQTWTKATQLDIDHMVPLGQAWVSGARDWTQEKREQFANDLTRPQLFAVTASVNRQKSDKAPDEWKPPLVSFWCTYATDWVTVKHFYGLTITDMEKNALQDMLKRCPA